The region TTTACCTAAAGAGATATTTCTTGCAAAGCCCATTGCAGCAGTATTTAGCAATGTTTTTTTTGGATTACTTGGTTATAATCTCGCGGAAATTCATGGCAGAACATTCCTTCGTCTTTTAAATCCAAATAGTGCTGAAGCTCTATTGGTAGCCGAAGGCATACTTACACCAGCAAGTGCCAAGATAATTGATACTAGTGTAATTATAGACGGGAGAATCAAGTCTCTCATTGACTTTGGGCTAATTGAAGGAAAAATCATAGTTGCACAACCTGTTATAGAAGAACTGCAAAAATTAGCCGATTCTAGTAATAATGAGAAAAGGTCTAAAGGAAGAAGAGGTCTAAAGATATTAAGAGATTTAAGAGAAAGTTTTGGCAAAAGACTTGTAATAAACAGCACAAAGTATGAAGGGACTGGTGTCGATGAAAAGCTTTTAAAACTAACTCAAGATACAGATGGAATTCTTATTACTGCTGACTATAATCTTTCACAAGTAGCTCAAGTAAAAGAGCTAAATGTTTTAAATCTCAGTGAGCTAGTAATAGCACTTAGGCCAGAAGTTCAACCAGGTGAAAGATTATTATTAAAAATAGTTCGCGAAGGTAAAGAAGAA is a window of Prochlorococcus marinus subsp. marinus str. CCMP1375 DNA encoding:
- a CDS encoding PIN/TRAM domain-containing protein, which encodes MVEILVLILFFITGVASGWLGFDAFSPLILKKFSTLSEAKEVSSAASGLLALLIGIIFQQLRKQFTRQNKTTPTDLLVSRAIGLILGLIIANLLLAPILLLPLPKEIFLAKPIAAVFSNVFFGLLGYNLAEIHGRTFLRLLNPNSAEALLVAEGILTPASAKIIDTSVIIDGRIKSLIDFGLIEGKIIVAQPVIEELQKLADSSNNEKRSKGRRGLKILRDLRESFGKRLVINSTKYEGTGVDEKLLKLTQDTDGILITADYNLSQVAQVKELNVLNLSELVIALRPEVQPGERLLLKIVREGKEESQGVGYLDDGTMVVVERAKDLLGQRLHVIVTGAIQTPTGRMVFGKLEKNPPTNKSDKTRASSG